Within the Laspinema palackyanum D2c genome, the region AACCCCGGTGTTTAATCAGGCATTGGAAGCATTCCTGGATTACAAACCCATGACCGAACAACAGTACGGGGAAACCGGCGACCCTCGGACTGCCAACAAAGAGAAACTGTATCGGTACAATGTGCATGGCAATGATGCCGCCAGCTTTGTTTTAGACCTGCGGTCCTTCCGAGATAAACCCTTACCCTTTATCCCAGAAACCGCTTCCCCAGAAGCCGTCACCGCCTATTTACAAAATTCGTTTGAACCTAATCGCACGATGTTGGGTCAAGTGCAGTTACAGGAATTTAAAAACGACTTACTCGCGGCGGAAAATGCCGGAATTACCTGGAAGTTCGTCATGTCTACCGTCCCCATGCAACATTTTGGAATAGCAGTTTCTGGGGAACGTTGGGAAGGATTTGAAGCCGAACGCACCGAGTTATTGCGGTTTATTGATGAGAACAATATTAGCAATGTAGTGTTTGTAACGGGAGATTTTCATGGCAATGTCGTCAACAATATAACCTACCAGGATGCATTGGGTCAACCACAAAAACCCACCGGGGCTTTTGATGTGATGATTGGTCCAGCCGCGATTCAATTAAATATCGGCCAAGGACCTTTTGCCGCCCCCTTTGGACCAGCAACCGTGGCATTTACCCCGGATGCACTCCTCTCTCCCGCAGAGAAAGACCGCTATCGGGCAATGACCAATGAGGCGGAAAAGAACGCCTTTGTGCGCCAGGTAATTGATAATCGGATTCTGCCATTAGGATATGATCCTGTGGGGTTAGAAGGGTCGGAAATTGATGCACAATTACTCCAGGGTTCCTATTTTAGCGGTCACAATTATGGCTGGACAGAATTTGCGATCGCCCCAGACACTCAACAGCTAACAGTGACCACCTTTGGCGTTGACCCCTATACCCAAGCAAACATGGAAGCAAATCCCACGGAAGTTGCCAATCGCACCCCGACGATTCGCTTACAATTTACCGTCAATCCGCAGAGTGGGGAGGTGCTATTACCCTCGGATATCACAACGGCAGTGGAGGACAATCTATCCCGAGATTTCGGACTGCAACCGGGGAATTTTACCGTGGTTTCCGCAGAACAACAAACCTGGTCCGATGGCTGTTTAGGATTAGGAGAAGCGAATGAAAGCTGTTTGCTGGCACTCGTGGAGGGATGGCAGGTAACGGTCCAAAGTGGCGATCGCACCTTAGTCTACCGCACCGATGACTCAGGGTCTCAGGTGAGACTCGATCGCCAAGCATCCCAGTTGTAAAATCTCCTTCCGGTCCCCTCCCCTTACTAAGGGGAGGGTTAGGGTGGGGTCCTCTTGATGTAGCGATCGCACATCACAAAGAAAGAGGTTAGCACCCGCCTCCATACAGGTGCTTAAGCCGGAAGTTGTAAAATCCCCTTCCGGTCCCCTCCCCTTACTAAGGGGAGGGTTAGGGTGGGGTCCTCTTGATGTAGCAATCGCACATCACAAAGAAAGAGGTTAGCACCCGCCTCCATACAGGTGCTGAAGCCGGAAGTTGTAAAATCTCCTTCCGGTCCCCTCCCCTTGCTAAG harbors:
- a CDS encoding alkaline phosphatase D family protein; the protein is MTSLRTMLNAQDLYNEAYYLARNPDVANAIAAGLFPTGFAHFETFGQNEGRNPTALFDTRYYLTLNPDVAAAVSANQLTPFQHYIAFGQTEGRNPSTLYNEQRYLSDNPDVEAAVNESSLTGIQHFQLFGQGEGRIPSNLYNPAYYLAKNPDVAAAVERDEITGIGHYLNFGIFEGREFTPFMGGNTTLPNGVAAGDVTQNSAVLWTRSTEVGPVSFEYATDASFGAIAGQTTNFVTDPTVPVQVQVSNLAPQTQYYYRVTDAVGTSAVGQFRTPAPLGTQAGLRFGVTGDWQGELAPYPSISNVPDRNLDFFVLMGDTVEMDSISPDLPGVRQSANLEQFHTKYNEIFTERFALNPWADLRASTATYNTWDDHEITNDFAGGAAPAESPQRNGIFGTEGRFVNETPVFNQALEAFLDYKPMTEQQYGETGDPRTANKEKLYRYNVHGNDAASFVLDLRSFRDKPLPFIPETASPEAVTAYLQNSFEPNRTMLGQVQLQEFKNDLLAAENAGITWKFVMSTVPMQHFGIAVSGERWEGFEAERTELLRFIDENNISNVVFVTGDFHGNVVNNITYQDALGQPQKPTGAFDVMIGPAAIQLNIGQGPFAAPFGPATVAFTPDALLSPAEKDRYRAMTNEAEKNAFVRQVIDNRILPLGYDPVGLEGSEIDAQLLQGSYFSGHNYGWTEFAIAPDTQQLTVTTFGVDPYTQANMEANPTEVANRTPTIRLQFTVNPQSGEVLLPSDITTAVEDNLSRDFGLQPGNFTVVSAEQQTWSDGCLGLGEANESCLLALVEGWQVTVQSGDRTLVYRTDDSGSQVRLDRQASQL